AAGAGGCCAGCCTGGCGACCTATGAAGAGGACACCCACCGTTTCGACAGCGATCTGGAGCTGCCGGCCGACAGCCTGAACGATCTGCCGGACGACCAGGTGGCCCTGTCCCAGCCGGTGGGCGAAGAGCGGGTGACTGCCCAGACGGGCGATGCCTTGGGCGAGGCGGACATCTATATCGCCTACGGTCGCTTCAACCAGGCGGCCGAGTTGCTGCACAACGCGATCAACGACGAGCCGCATCGCACCGACCTGCGCCTGAAACTGATGGAGGTCTACGCCGAACTGGGTGATCGCGAAGGCTTTGCCCGCCAGGAAAACGAGCTGCGCGAGATCGGTGGCGCCAACGCCCAGGTCGAGCAGTTGAAGAGCCGCTACCCGGCGATGGTCGTGCTCGGTGGTACCGCCGCCCTGGCCGGCACCGCCGCTGCAGACGACCTGGACGCTTTCAGCCTCGACGACCTGGTTCTGGACGAGCCCGAGCAGCCAGTGGCTCCGCTGCAGCCAGCGGCCGACGATGCCTTCGATCTGGATCTGGACGCCCTCGAAGCCGAATTCGCCGCAGCCCCGCAGCCCAAGGCGCAGGATGACGTTGCTCGTTTCGACGAAATCGACACCCTGAGCCTGGGGGATCTGCAGGCGCAGCCACCGGTGGCGAGCCAGAACGAGCCCCTGGACTTCGACCTGGATCTGGGTGACGAGCCCGCCAGCCGTCAGGCGCCGGGCGGTGAGCTGGCGGACTTCAACCTGGACCTCGACACCCCAGCCGCGCCAGCTACCGCGCAGGACGATGACTTCCTGCTGAGCTTGGACGACGATGCCGACAAGCCGGCCGCTGATCTGCCGGAGCTGTCTTCGGCCCTGGACAACGACAAGGGGGATGATTTCGGCCTGCCCGCCGACTTCGACCTGTCGCTCAATGACGAGCCGGCCCAGCCGAGCAGCGGCGCCAGTTTTGCCGCCCAGCTCGACGACGTGACCGCCGAGCTGGACCAGCTGGCCGAGAGCCTCGAGCAACAAGGCCAGCAGACGCCACAGGACATGCAGGCCGATAACGTGCCGCTCGATGAGGACGATGATTTCGACTTCCTCTCCGGCACCGACGAGACCGCCACCAAGCTGGATCTGGCGCGAGCCTACATCGATATGGGCGATAGCGAGGGTGCCCGTGACATCCTCGATGAAGTGATCGCCGAAGGTAACGATGGTCAGCAGCAGGAAGCACGCGAGCTGATCGGCAAACTGGTTTGACGGGTAACTGATTGGCATTGACGGCAGCCCAGGGGCTGCCGTTTTTGCATCTACGGCACACAGGTAAATTGGCGGCTGGCGTGGCAGCCTGCCTGGGTAGCGGTATAATTGTCTGCATTGCAGCTTTGATCTGGTCGTAACCAATTGATTAACGAACAAATGACGGCAGCCGAAATGGCTGCCGTCGGCATTTACAAGATCGCCCTGGGTGTCGAGTACCGCGGCACCCGCTACCGCGGTTTCCAGCGTCAGCGCGATGGTGTTCCGTCGATCCAGGCGTCCCTCGAAACGGCCTTGTCCAAGGTTGCCGGTGGCGCTCCGGTGACGCTCAGCTGTGCCGGGCGTACCGACGCGCTGGTGCATGCCAGCGGCCAGGTGGTGCATTTCGACACCCGCATCGAGCGCTCCATGCACGCCTGGGTGATGGGCGCCAACATGAACCTGCCGGGCGATATCAGCGTCACCTGGGCCAAGGCGATGCCGAGCCATTTCGATGCGCGCTTCTGCGCCATGGCACGGCGTTACCGCTACGTGATCTACAACGACCAGATCCGCCCGGCGCACATGGCCGAGGAGGTCACCTGGAACCACCGCCCGCTGGATGTCGAGCGCATGCGCGAAGCGGCCCAGGTATTTCTCGGCACCCATGATTTCAGCGCCTTCCGCGCCCGGCAGTGCCAGGCCAAGTCGCCGATCAAGACGGTCCACCACCTCGAGTTGCTGCAGCATGGCCGCTTCATCGTCCTGGATATCCGCGCCAATGCCTTTCTGCATCACATGGTGCGCAACATCGCCGGCGTACTGATGACCATCGGCGCCGGCGAGCGGCCGGTGGAGTGGGCCGGGCAAGTGCTGCGCACCGGCGTACGGCGCACCGGCGGGGTGACCGCTCACCCGTACGGGCTGTATCTGGTGCAGGTGGACTACCCACAGGAATTCGACCTGCCGACCCGTTACCTGGGGCCGCACTTTCTGTCCGGTCTCGCGGACGTGGCGGCGCGCAGCAATTAATGGCGCGCCTTCGCCGGTCATTTGTTACCATCCGGCCTTTCGCGGAGGTATTCGTCTTTTGTCAGTCGTTCGCAGCAAGATTTGTGGGATTACCCGTCTCGAGGATGGGCTGGCTGCCGTGGCGGCGGGCGCCGATGCCATCGGGCTGGTGTTCTATGCACCCAGCCCGCGGGCGGTCTCGGTCGAGCAGGCGCAAGCCATCGTCGCCGGCCTGCCGCCATTCGTGACCACCGTCGGCCTGTTCGTCGACATGCCGCCGCGCGACATCGAGGCGGTGCTGGCCGCTGTCCCCCTGGATCTCCTGCAATTTCACGGCGACGAAAGTCCGGCGGCGTGCGAGGCGCTGGGCCGGCCGTACATCAAGGCGCTGCGTGTACGCGCGGGCGATGACGTCGCCGCGCTGGTGGATGCCTACCCGGGCGCCCGCGCCGTGCTCCTCGATACTTTCGTGGACGGTGTGCCCGGTGGCACCGGGCAGCCCTTCGACTGGGCGCTGGTGCCGGCGAACCTGAGCAAGCCGGTGATCCTCGCCGGCGGCCTGACGCCCGGCAACGTGGCGGCGGCCATCGCTCAGGTGCGCCCCTATGCCGTGGATGTCAGCGGCGGTGTCGAAGCGAGCAAGGGCATCAAGGATGCCGCCAAGGTCGAGAACTTCGTGCGCGCGGTGCGCGCGGTTGGAGACTCGATGTGACGGCGCCGCGCAGCGAGCCGTCCATACTGCTATCGCCGCGAACAGTGCGCGCTTTTTTCGTGGTCGAAGCAGGTGGCGGGCATCAGGCCGGCCCCAGCGGCGACCACTTTGTGAATTCGCTTGTCATGTGCAGCAAGCATGTTGAAGCCTACAGCGTTGGAGAATTGAGAGCATGAGCAACTGGCTGGTAGACAAACTGATCCCCTCGATCATGCGTTCCGAGGTCAAGAAGAGTTCGGTACCTGAAGGCCTGTGGCACAAGTGCCCATCCTGCGAAGCGGTGCTGTACAAGCCGGAGCTGGAAAAGACCCTGGACGTTTGCCCCAAGTGCAACCACCACATGCGCATCGACGCCCGCGCCCGCCTGAACATCTTCCTGGATGCCGATGGCCGTGGGGAGATCGGTGCCGATCTGGAACCGTCCGACCGCCTGAAGTTCCGCGACAGCAAGAAGTACAAGGACCGCCTGGTGGCTGCCCAGAAGCAGACCGGTGAGAAGGACGCGCTGATCGCCATGAGCGGCAGCCTGGAAGGCATGCCGGTGGTGGCCTGCGCTTTCGAGTTCGCCTTCATGGGCGGTTCCATGGGCGCCATCGTCGGTGAGCGTTTCGTGCAGGCCGCCAACGTGGCCCTGGAAAAGCGC
Above is a genomic segment from Pseudomonas argentinensis containing:
- the accD gene encoding acetyl-CoA carboxylase, carboxyltransferase subunit beta, producing MSNWLVDKLIPSIMRSEVKKSSVPEGLWHKCPSCEAVLYKPELEKTLDVCPKCNHHMRIDARARLNIFLDADGRGEIGADLEPSDRLKFRDSKKYKDRLVAAQKQTGEKDALIAMSGSLEGMPVVACAFEFAFMGGSMGAIVGERFVQAANVALEKRCPFICFAASGGARMQEALISLMQMAKTSAVLARLREEGIPFVSVLTDPVYGGVSASLAMLGDVIVAEPKALIGFAGPRVIEQTVREKLPEGFQRSEFLIEHGAIDMIIHRAELRPRLARLLAQFTHQPSPAALPVSA
- the truA gene encoding tRNA pseudouridine(38-40) synthase TruA, whose translation is MTAAEMAAVGIYKIALGVEYRGTRYRGFQRQRDGVPSIQASLETALSKVAGGAPVTLSCAGRTDALVHASGQVVHFDTRIERSMHAWVMGANMNLPGDISVTWAKAMPSHFDARFCAMARRYRYVIYNDQIRPAHMAEEVTWNHRPLDVERMREAAQVFLGTHDFSAFRARQCQAKSPIKTVHHLELLQHGRFIVLDIRANAFLHHMVRNIAGVLMTIGAGERPVEWAGQVLRTGVRRTGGVTAHPYGLYLVQVDYPQEFDLPTRYLGPHFLSGLADVAARSN
- a CDS encoding phosphoribosylanthranilate isomerase, coding for MSVVRSKICGITRLEDGLAAVAAGADAIGLVFYAPSPRAVSVEQAQAIVAGLPPFVTTVGLFVDMPPRDIEAVLAAVPLDLLQFHGDESPAACEALGRPYIKALRVRAGDDVAALVDAYPGARAVLLDTFVDGVPGGTGQPFDWALVPANLSKPVILAGGLTPGNVAAAIAQVRPYAVDVSGGVEASKGIKDAAKVENFVRAVRAVGDSM